A stretch of the Snodgrassella alvi genome encodes the following:
- the nuoG gene encoding NADH-quinone oxidoreductase subunit NuoG — protein MLQIQIDGKQLSVEQGSTVIEAARQAGTFIPHFCYHKKLSIAANCRMCLVEVEKSRKPLPACATPVTDGMVVKTDSKLTKDAQKGVMEFLLINHPLDCPICDQGGECLLQDLSMGYGKGASRYSEAKHAVAGKEMGPLVSAAEMSRCIHCTRCIRFTEEIAGKQELAMKNRGEHSEIAPFNGKTLETELSGNVIDLCPVGALTSKPFRFDSRSWELSRRKSISAHDALGSNLIVQTKDHTVRRVLPLENEAINECWLSDRDRFAYAGLYQERLTQPQIKQDNQWHTVDWQTALDYVAKGLHGVSHDFGSEAIGMWVNPANTVEEMHLAGKLAQGLGINAVDSRLRALDGRLGAAAKGAQWLGQNIEQLAANEVILIVGARLRQEQPLLTARIRQATKNGTQVAVLAAAQEELFMPLLAQVSLHPYQWIDWLSNALNSEVGQALLKAEKTSIILGADVLNHSDAAAVYAAAQDLAEATGSILGVLPQAANSIGAEIVGVAAKTAEQSIAAQITQPKQAVMLLNVEPDMDVANGAAAIAALKQAQTVMAFTAYDSAVLREVADVMLPITPFTETSGSFINMEGRLQSFHGVVQAYGEARPLWKVLRVLGNVLELQGFEYENTQQILADALDKDQLSALLNNQIQPVATSNPAISLVRVGGVSLYATDGIVRRSAPLQNTVHAAVPAARAHSHTLSALGLTNGDTAWAKQNNDAVAVSVAADDTLPENVLLLPLHQSNWQLGALLTTVELSKG, from the coding sequence ATGTTACAAATTCAAATTGACGGTAAACAACTTTCTGTCGAGCAGGGTAGTACGGTGATAGAAGCCGCCCGTCAGGCCGGTACGTTCATTCCGCACTTTTGCTATCACAAAAAATTGTCCATCGCCGCCAACTGCCGAATGTGTCTGGTTGAGGTGGAAAAGTCACGCAAACCGTTGCCTGCCTGTGCCACACCGGTAACCGATGGTATGGTGGTGAAAACCGATTCTAAATTGACGAAAGATGCCCAAAAAGGGGTAATGGAGTTTCTGCTGATTAATCACCCGCTGGATTGCCCGATTTGTGATCAGGGTGGTGAGTGCTTGCTGCAGGATTTATCCATGGGCTATGGCAAAGGCGCCAGTCGTTACAGCGAAGCCAAACATGCTGTTGCCGGTAAAGAGATGGGGCCGTTGGTGTCGGCTGCCGAAATGAGCCGCTGCATTCATTGTACCCGCTGCATTCGTTTTACTGAAGAAATCGCCGGTAAACAGGAGCTGGCGATGAAAAATCGTGGTGAACATTCTGAAATTGCTCCCTTTAATGGCAAAACACTGGAAACCGAACTGTCTGGCAACGTCATTGACTTATGTCCAGTTGGTGCTTTAACCAGCAAACCATTCCGTTTTGACAGCCGTTCATGGGAGCTGAGCCGACGGAAATCCATTTCTGCCCATGATGCGCTGGGCAGTAATCTGATTGTGCAGACCAAAGACCATACAGTGCGCCGTGTATTGCCACTGGAAAACGAAGCCATTAATGAATGCTGGCTCAGTGACCGCGACCGCTTTGCTTATGCAGGACTGTATCAGGAACGCTTAACCCAACCGCAAATCAAACAGGATAACCAGTGGCATACCGTCGACTGGCAAACTGCACTCGATTATGTGGCCAAGGGCTTACATGGTGTCAGCCACGATTTTGGCAGCGAAGCAATTGGCATGTGGGTCAATCCTGCCAATACTGTGGAAGAAATGCATTTGGCCGGCAAACTGGCTCAAGGACTGGGCATCAACGCTGTTGACAGTCGTCTACGAGCGCTGGATGGGCGACTGGGCGCAGCTGCAAAAGGGGCGCAGTGGCTGGGACAGAACATTGAGCAGCTCGCGGCCAATGAAGTAATTCTGATTGTTGGTGCCCGATTGCGTCAGGAGCAGCCATTGCTCACCGCTCGCATCCGGCAAGCCACCAAAAACGGCACACAGGTGGCAGTACTGGCTGCAGCCCAGGAAGAACTATTCATGCCTTTACTGGCTCAAGTCAGCCTGCATCCTTATCAGTGGATAGACTGGTTAAGCAATGCACTAAACAGTGAAGTAGGGCAGGCGTTATTAAAAGCGGAGAAAACCAGCATTATTCTGGGCGCTGATGTCCTTAATCATTCAGATGCCGCTGCCGTTTATGCTGCAGCACAGGATCTGGCAGAAGCAACTGGCAGTATTCTTGGTGTTTTGCCGCAAGCAGCGAACAGTATTGGTGCTGAAATAGTGGGCGTGGCGGCTAAAACGGCCGAACAAAGTATTGCCGCGCAAATTACTCAGCCGAAACAGGCCGTGATGCTGCTGAATGTGGAACCCGATATGGATGTGGCCAATGGTGCTGCCGCTATTGCTGCGCTGAAGCAAGCACAGACAGTCATGGCATTCACCGCATATGATAGTGCCGTATTGCGCGAAGTGGCCGATGTGATGCTGCCGATCACCCCATTTACCGAAACTTCTGGCAGCTTTATCAATATGGAAGGCCGGCTGCAATCGTTCCATGGTGTGGTACAGGCGTATGGAGAAGCCAGACCATTATGGAAAGTACTGCGGGTACTTGGCAACGTCCTTGAACTGCAGGGTTTTGAGTATGAAAACACGCAGCAGATTCTGGCTGATGCACTGGACAAAGACCAGTTATCTGCTTTGCTGAATAATCAGATTCAGCCGGTTGCCACTAGCAATCCTGCTATCAGTCTGGTACGAGTAGGTGGTGTCAGCCTGTATGCCACCGATGGCATCGTGCGCCGTTCAGCTCCTTTGCAGAACACAGTACATGCTGCCGTTCCTGCTGCGCGAGCACACAGCCATACGCTTAGTGCACTGGGGCTGACAAATGGCGATACGGCATGGGCGAAACAGAACAATGATGCGGTAGCGGTCAGCGTAGCCGCGGACGATACCCTGCCTGAAAACGTACTGCTGCTGCCATTGCATCAGAGTAACTGGCAGCTGGGTGCTTTATTGACCACTGTGGAATTGAGTAAAGGATAA
- the nuoH gene encoding NADH-quinone oxidoreductase subunit NuoH, with protein sequence MQAWFQQLLGNDFGLLVSVIVKIVIIMLPLIITVAYLTYFERKVIGYMQLRVGPNVTGPYGLIQPFADVLKLLFKEVTRPSQANKALFYIGPMMSLMPAFAAWAVIPFSETWFLTRINAGLLYILMITSLSVYGVIIAGWASNSKYAFLGAMRASAQTISYEIAMGFALIGVIMVSGSMDFHDIVMAQAKGIAGGSIFSWNWLPLFPLFVVYLISAVAETNRAPFDVAEGESEIVAGFHVEYSGFAFALFFLAEYIFMILVAALTALLFFGGWLSPFPQSWGFIGTPSVLWMFLKMALVLYFYLWIRATFPRYRYDQIMRLGWKVLIPVTIVAVIVLGLWMISPLSLWR encoded by the coding sequence ATGCAAGCGTGGTTTCAACAATTATTAGGCAACGACTTCGGTTTACTGGTGTCTGTAATCGTCAAGATTGTCATCATCATGTTGCCGCTGATTATCACCGTTGCCTACCTGACTTATTTTGAACGTAAAGTCATCGGTTACATGCAGTTGCGCGTCGGTCCGAATGTGACCGGACCTTATGGTTTAATCCAGCCTTTTGCCGATGTATTAAAACTCTTATTTAAAGAAGTGACCCGCCCGTCACAGGCCAATAAAGCTTTGTTTTATATCGGCCCGATGATGTCGCTGATGCCGGCTTTTGCCGCTTGGGCAGTGATTCCGTTTAGTGAAACTTGGTTTCTGACCCGCATCAATGCCGGTCTGCTCTATATTCTGATGATTACGTCATTGTCGGTATATGGTGTCATCATTGCGGGCTGGGCATCCAACTCCAAATATGCCTTTCTTGGCGCCATGCGTGCTTCTGCTCAGACCATTTCCTATGAAATAGCCATGGGATTTGCCCTGATTGGGGTGATTATGGTATCCGGCAGTATGGATTTTCACGATATCGTCATGGCGCAAGCCAAAGGTATAGCTGGTGGTTCCATTTTCTCGTGGAACTGGCTGCCACTATTTCCGTTATTTGTGGTGTATCTGATTTCGGCCGTGGCCGAAACCAACCGCGCCCCGTTTGACGTGGCCGAAGGTGAATCAGAAATTGTTGCCGGTTTCCATGTTGAATATTCCGGTTTTGCTTTCGCCTTATTCTTTCTGGCGGAATATATTTTTATGATTCTGGTGGCCGCGTTAACAGCTTTGTTGTTCTTTGGCGGCTGGTTATCACCCTTTCCGCAAAGTTGGGGCTTCATTGGTACTCCGAGTGTATTGTGGATGTTCCTGAAAATGGCACTGGTGCTGTATTTCTATCTGTGGATACGGGCAACGTTTCCGCGTTACCGCTATGACCAGATTATGCGTCTGGGCTGGAAAGTATTGATTCCGGTCACCATTGTCGCCGTGATTGTTTTAGGATTGTGGATGATTTCACCCCTGTCTTTATGGCGTTAA
- the nuoI gene encoding NADH-quinone oxidoreductase subunit NuoI — protein sequence MANIIKTFLMTELLAGMKVTLKNFFARKETIYFPEEKTPQSVRFRGLHAQRRYPNGEERCIACKLCEAVCPAMAINIESEKREDGTRRTTRYDIDLTKCIFCGFCEEACPVDAIVETRIFEYHGEKRGDLYFTKPMLLAIGDRYEEDIAKCKAADAPYR from the coding sequence ATGGCAAATATAATTAAAACTTTTCTGATGACCGAGTTGCTTGCGGGCATGAAAGTGACGTTAAAAAACTTTTTTGCACGTAAAGAAACCATTTATTTTCCGGAAGAAAAAACTCCGCAATCAGTCCGTTTTCGTGGGCTGCATGCACAGCGACGCTATCCCAACGGCGAAGAACGCTGCATTGCCTGCAAACTCTGCGAAGCAGTGTGTCCGGCTATGGCAATTAATATCGAGTCAGAAAAACGTGAGGATGGTACACGCCGTACCACCCGCTACGATATCGATCTGACTAAATGCATCTTCTGCGGTTTCTGTGAGGAAGCCTGTCCGGTAGACGCCATTGTCGAAACCCGTATTTTCGAATATCACGGCGAAAAACGCGGTGACTTATATTTCACTAAACCCATGTTGCTGGCCATTGGCGATCGCTATGAAGAAGACATCGCCAAATGCAAAGCTGCTGATGCACCCTATCGTTAA
- a CDS encoding NADH-quinone oxidoreductase subunit J, with product MNLPLILFYVFAAVILLGAINTVIAKNPVHAVLFLVLTFCASAMMWILMQAEFLGIVLVVVYVGAVMVLFLFVIMMLNIDIEQMRAGFWRHAPIAALVGILTAALLIVILVNPQLDLAHLGSDNPLPADYSNVRDLGMQIYTTYLLPFELAAILLVLGMVAAIALVHRQTHNPRRTNPAEQVKVQAKDRFRMVKMQPEVAASADDNKEEASEGEQKA from the coding sequence ATGAATTTACCCTTAATTCTGTTTTATGTCTTTGCAGCGGTTATACTGCTGGGTGCTATTAATACTGTAATTGCTAAAAATCCAGTACATGCAGTGCTGTTTCTGGTGCTGACTTTCTGTGCCAGTGCCATGATGTGGATTCTGATGCAGGCTGAGTTCCTCGGCATCGTGCTGGTGGTGGTGTATGTTGGTGCAGTGATGGTGCTGTTCCTGTTTGTCATCATGATGCTCAACATCGATATCGAACAGATGCGCGCTGGCTTCTGGCGCCATGCACCGATTGCTGCGCTAGTTGGAATACTGACCGCCGCCTTACTCATTGTGATTTTGGTGAATCCACAACTTGATCTGGCACATCTCGGTAGCGACAATCCACTGCCTGCTGACTACAGTAATGTACGCGATCTGGGTATGCAGATTTACACCACTTATCTGCTGCCGTTTGAACTAGCAGCCATATTGCTGGTATTGGGTATGGTGGCTGCTATTGCTTTGGTGCACCGGCAAACCCACAACCCACGTCGTACCAATCCGGCCGAGCAGGTTAAGGTACAGGCCAAAGACCGCTTCCGTATGGTGAAAATGCAGCCTGAAGTTGCTGCATCAGCTGACGATAACAAAGAAGAAGCATCAGAAGGGGAGCAGAAAGCATGA
- the nuoK gene encoding NADH-quinone oxidoreductase subunit NuoK produces the protein MITLTHYLVLSAILFAISAMGIFMNRKNVLVLLMSIELMLLAVNFNFVAFSRYLGDSAGQIFVFFILTVAAAESAIGLAIMVLIFRNRQSINVQDLDSLKG, from the coding sequence ATGATTACCTTAACTCATTATTTGGTACTCAGCGCCATCTTATTTGCCATCTCGGCCATGGGCATTTTCATGAACCGCAAAAATGTGTTGGTTCTTCTGATGTCCATCGAACTGATGCTGCTAGCGGTGAATTTTAACTTTGTCGCATTTTCCCGTTATCTCGGTGATAGCGCCGGACAGATTTTCGTGTTTTTTATTCTGACTGTTGCTGCGGCTGAATCCGCTATCGGGCTGGCGATTATGGTGCTGATTTTTCGCAACCGCCAGAGCATTAACGTACAGGATCTGGACAGCCTGAAAGGCTGA